One Mytilus trossulus isolate FHL-02 chromosome 5, PNRI_Mtr1.1.1.hap1, whole genome shotgun sequence DNA segment encodes these proteins:
- the LOC134718283 gene encoding uncharacterized protein LOC134718283, translating into MLILQWEGSTPLILAAWYGHLEVVTYLVTHGSQLDATSEDGETALHYAAENGRIDVTKCLIDQGCSPWVKSLEGKTPYDLVKIESYDDEEEKRKKEEVMDFLKTVMSKTSPEVTPDTHLQEPAAPVVEDSIGKGQQSAMLNRLLGKGSYESFDMRCMVTGQFSVGKTTLVKLLAGDVLPEGRHPTDGISLVEGRCGLDVQTKEWILVDPDSFNALDVVYSKVLMTSLEEEEESELTKKFIKASDTSPTGYAKATLSSLPPEQSAAAQSLNVPHTVKQTEKKMRTRMTKEEIRKKMEKFLKSGKYKMKVGRLIFWDFGGQYVYLTTHQTFMTFRALFLVVFDGSKDLHEQVPDVMCFPGQHMTPTPAVFLQYWVNSILTYCKVVYAGIPKILFVATHKDKVPMENIETRREELYRGIEELFKDHEGKHHLVLRPLIFVNAKDQADPEIEVLKKTITELTFDHPCWGERMPNACVPLELEIAELVAEGKQIMSLAEVKELNAISEVSVLSPEQLTDFLHFHHSLGKIVYFDTPQLRDNVMINPLLMVEVMRSFITDVAFWPKENKTRKTFQKMSENGMIQKVDLYQIWEQEEFRQILPFKEYIFDMLIHLDIVSEQRRYDTKTGSRLPIENFFVPCMLTHRNDTDFLKQECTSERTLSLAFVFKGTIIPPALPNRLICACLSMWTLKEYQGRKLLFSGFVGLSFDKEHDIVVCVEGNKILLHLVHKRSKGLIIPDIATSVRDCLFVTLERISEFYQSTIHCKANNKLPFHTEYSCSKLNCFTPEEYMVVDTEEFLCEHGENIKHNWRVWNQKLEQMQCDPSCPGLSEYSLDQIPSNPELLRLSGNCEEDLIHELALRLGIEEIDWKDIGKNNTGNTQMVKFLTLIHLKENYSICFGDLDRSLQEMKITTHTLCMVRRRKQVKSRIPDDILDCIPTDEILDKLAPQIGKMVFQLGTELGLSIADLENIDKCSTNLTAQNKEVLFTWRKDRSVKPTIRVIKQALVNIRKGVRCLEEVVKNIDAKTLRAVEIVTDKIRDNADRIIQDIQISQILDHMMTHLVISADDRLDIEHYPRHDDQNKALLDIVIKRREPAYSVFVDGLRNYGYEDIANDLKCFAQETSPSTTLISAENKGFSVWNVPLYKVRLQKNYVKVITDIQHESIVDHLISREVVSVDDGKKIESGKTPQEKNRNLMDMLLRKNEQGFNEFLKALRKDSIYAYLAEQIEKTEVTSTDMATLHKCLK; encoded by the exons actGTCATGTCAAAGACATCCCCAGAAGTAACTCCTGACACCCATTTACAGGAACCTGCAGCACCAGTAGTTGAAG attccaTCGGAAAAGGGCAACAGTCTGCCATGTTAAATCGTTTATTAGGGAAAGGCAGCTATGAATCATTTGATATGAGATGCATGGTAACCGGTCAATTTTCTGTTGGGAAAACGACTCTTGTGAAGCTGTTAGCTGGGGATGTCCTACCAGAGGGGCGACATCCAACTGATGGGATTTCCCTGGTAGAAGGTCGCTGTGGCCTCGATGTTCAGACAAAAGAGTGGATTCTTGTTGATCCAG acTCTTTTAATGCCCTGGATGTTGTGTACAGTAAGGTTTTAATGACCTCTCTGGAAGAAGAGGAGGAGAGTGAACTAACCAAAAAGTTCATCAAAGCTTCAGATACAAGCCCAACTGGTTATGCCAAAGCTACACTTTCCTCTTTGCCCCCAGAACAGTCTGCAGCAGCACAATCTCTAAACGTGCCCCACACGGTAAAACAGACGGAAAAGAAAATGAGAACAAGAATGACAAAAGaagaaataagaaagaaaatggAAAAGTTCCTCAAAAGTGGAAAGTATAAGATGAAAGTTGGACGTCTTATCTTCTGGGATTTTGGTGGACAATATGTTTATCTAACAACACATCAGACCTTCATGACGTTCCGGGCATTGTTTCTTGTAGTATTTGATGGGAGCAAAGATTTGCATGAACAGGTCcctgatgtgatgtgttttccaGGGCAGCACATGACGCCAACGCCAGCAG tattCTTGCAATATTGGGTCAATTCCATCCTGACCTATTGTAAGGTTGTATATGCAGGCATTCCAAAAATCTTGTTTGTTGCCACTCACAAGGACAAAGTACCAATG GAGAATATTGAGACCAGACGTGAAGAGCTTTACAGAGGAATTGAGGAGTTGTTTAAAGACCACGAGGGTAAACATCATCTGGTCCTTAGACCTCTAATATTTGTCAATGCCAAAGACCAAGCCGACCCAGAAATAGAAGTTCTGAAGAAAACAATAACAGAACTTACATTCGACCACCCATGCTGGGGTGAAAGAATGCCTAATGCTTGTGTTCCACTAGAGCTAGAGATCGCGGAACTAGTGGCAGaaggaaaacaaataatgtcATTGGCTGAAGTTAAAGAATTAAATGCTATCAGCGAGGTGTCTGTCCTGTCCCCTGAGCAGTTGACTGATTTCCTACATTTTCATCATTCCCTGGGGAAGATTGTTTATTTCGATACCCCCCAGCTGAGAGATAATGTAATGATCAACCCTCTTCTTATGGTGGAAGTTATGAGATCTTTTATCACAG atGTTGCATTTTGgcccaaagaaaataaaacaaggaAAACCTTTCAAAAGATGTCTGAAAATGGAATGATACAAAAAGTAGACCTCTACCAGATTTGGGAACAAGAAGAATTCCGTCAGATTTTACCATTTAAAGAGTACATATTTGATATGCTAATACATCTAGATATCGTATCCGAACAACGGAGATATGATACAAAAACAGGAAGTCGTCTACCAATAGAAAACTTCTTTGTACCCTGTATGCTTACCCACAGAAATGATACAGATTTCTTGAAACAAGAATGTACATCAGAGAGGACACTAAGTTTGGCCTTTGTTTTCAAAGGAACCATCATACCTCCAGCCTTACCAAACCGTCTAATATGTGCATGTCTGAGTATGTGGACATTAAAAGAATACCAAGGACGGAAACTTTTGTTTTCTGGGTTTGTTGGGTTATCATTTGATAAGGAGCATGATATTGTTGTCTGTGTAGAAGGAAATAAGATCTTACTGCACCTTGTCCACAAGCGCTCCAAGGGCCTGATAATACCTGATATAGCCACCAGTGTCCGGGATTGTTTGTTTGTCACTTTGGAGAGAATATCTGAATTTTATCAGTCAACTATCCATTGTAAAGCCAACAACAAGTTACCATTCCACACTGAGTATTCCTGctcaaaattaaactgttttactCCAGAAGAATATATGGTTGTAGATACAGAGGAATTTCTTTGCGAACATGGTGAAAACATTAAACACAACTGGAGAGTTTGGAATCAGAAACTG GAACAAATGCAGTGTGATCCTAGTTGTCCAG GTTTGAGTGAATATTCTTTAGATCAAATTCCAAGTAACCCAGAGTTGCTTCGTCTTTCTGGTAATTGTGAGGAAGACTTGATACATGAATTAGCACTTCGTCTTGGAATTGAAGAGATAGATTGGAAAGATATTGGCAAGAATAACACAGGAAATACACAGATGGTCAAGTTTTTGACACTTATTCACTTGAAAGAGAATTATTCAATATGTTTTGGAGATCTAGATAGAAGTTTgcaagaaatgaaaataacaacacACACATTATGCATG GTCAGGAGAAGAAAACAAGTGAAATCTA GAATTCCAGACGATATATTAGATTGTATACCTACAGATGAAATTTTAGACAAGCTAGCACCACAGATTGGAAAAATGGTTTTTCAACTCGGAACAGAACTCGGATTGTCCATTGCGGATTTAGAAAATATCGACAAATGTAGTACCAATTTGACAGCCCAAAATAAGGAAGTGTTATTTACTTGGAGAAAAGACAGATCAGTAAAACCTACAATACGGGTCATTAAACAAGCTTTAGTTAATATAAGAAAAGGTGTACGTTGTTTAGAGGAGGTTGTGAAGAACATAGATGCAAAAACATTAAGAGCTGTGGAAATAGTTACAG ATAAAATCAGAGATAATGCAGACAGAATCATACAGGACATACAAATCAGTCAAATTTTAGATCATATGATGACACATCTGGTGATATCAGCAGACGACAGACTTGATATTGAACATTATCCTCGACATGATGACCAGAACAAAGCATTGCTGGATATTGTTATTAAAAGGAGAGAACCTGCTTACAGTGTGTTTGTTGATGGATTACGTAATTATGGATACGAAGATATCGCTaatgatttgaaatgttttgCACAGGAAACAAGTCCAAGTACAACATTAATATCTGCTGAAAATAAAG gcTTTTCAGTTTGGAATGTTCCATTGTATAAagttcgtctacaaaagaattACGTTAAGGTTATCACCGATATACAACATGAAAGCATAGTAGATCATCTAATATCAAGAGAGGTAGTGTCAGTTGATGATGGGAAGAAGATAGAATCGGGTAAAACACCACAGGAAAAGAACAGGAATTTGATGGACATGCTTTTGCGTAAAAATGAACAGGGATTTAATGAATTTCTCAAAGCTCTTCGAAAAGACTCAATTTATGCATACCTAGCAGAGCAAATAGAAAAGACAGAAGTTACTAGCACAGATATGGCAACCCTTCATAAATgcttgaaataa